One window from the genome of bacterium encodes:
- a CDS encoding DUF3108 domain-containing protein codes for MRFAIVFLFFYISGIAHVTAGDPLRTLPNKAFPVGEKLKFSIGWEFISAGTATLEVEQLTAHRDRPCYLISATTVSNAFFSTLYPVKDRLESYIDQDGLYPLKYVKNTSEGGYKRNFTTEFYHEQRKATIDDRDSGYKEIAIPEMVQDIISAFYYLRNQPLEIGKTLSLATYDNGKINQATVKVVRKETISVDAGEFHCILVQTPIGPFNNKSDLNIWLTDDDRKIPVLMKSKIAIGSVRAELVEMSGTF; via the coding sequence ATGCGTTTTGCCATCGTTTTTTTGTTCTTTTATATAAGCGGTATCGCTCATGTCACGGCCGGCGACCCCCTGCGAACGTTGCCCAATAAAGCGTTCCCCGTAGGGGAAAAACTCAAATTTTCCATCGGCTGGGAATTTATCAGCGCGGGCACCGCGACATTGGAGGTGGAGCAGCTCACCGCACACCGCGATCGCCCGTGTTACCTTATTTCCGCGACGACCGTATCCAACGCTTTTTTTTCTACCCTGTATCCGGTCAAAGATCGTTTGGAGTCGTACATTGATCAGGACGGATTGTATCCCCTGAAATATGTGAAAAATACTTCCGAAGGCGGCTATAAACGTAATTTTACTACCGAGTTTTATCACGAACAACGCAAAGCCACGATAGATGACCGCGACTCGGGATACAAAGAAATTGCAATTCCTGAAATGGTACAGGATATCATTTCTGCATTCTATTATTTGCGCAATCAACCGTTGGAAATCGGAAAAACGCTGTCGCTTGCGACGTACGACAACGGCAAAATAAATCAGGCCACGGTGAAGGTGGTTCGTAAAGAAACCATTTCCGTAGATGCCGGTGAATTTCATTGTATTCTTGTACAAACGCCGATCGGGCCTTTTAATAATAAATCCGATCTGAATATTTGGCTTACCGACGATGATCGCAAAATACCGGTTTTGATGAAATCCAAAATTGCCATCGGATCGGTACGGGCTGAACTCGTCGAAATGAGCGGTACTTTTTAA